One Deltaproteobacteria bacterium DNA window includes the following coding sequences:
- a CDS encoding AAA family ATPase translates to MIRTVRIRGFKRFDDVEFRLPGHMVLAGPNNTGKTTVLQAIASWSLALRRWRELNDFNPRQGYTRAPIARQAFAAVPLRSFDLMWKDREYWDQIEIEIRHDAGWSVTMELIADSTEQIYVRPKVDVPADTLRKLDLGVVYVPPMTGLETNERLFQPAAIEQILGLSRPGEVLRNLLVVASLDDAAWAAIQDSIGKLFGYELLVPDASGPYIRAEYRMTKGGQPLDIASAGSGFQQVLMLLTFLNTREGSVLLLDEPDAHLHLILQDAIYYELRTVAARHRSQLVIATHSEVIINSVEPRELCVTLNEPRMVADNEERSRLIKSLGVLSNADVMQAFEVRGVLYVEDYTDINILRTWATNLKHKAESLLTTELMWKPVVFQAQEGRPGIKARDHFDALRLVRDELPGLELLDGDAHPAVPETEITRTGLQRLRWRRYEIESYLVHPHALARFVEAEVGVGSAELHVQDMLTYWRNEFPPAVMDDPLGEHEFLNATKARLRLLPPLLDAAGLHGLPHTRYHEIAALMLPEEIHPEVVEKLDAICRAFGVEP, encoded by the coding sequence GTGATCCGCACGGTTCGCATCCGGGGCTTCAAGCGTTTCGATGATGTGGAGTTCCGTCTGCCGGGGCACATGGTCCTGGCCGGTCCCAACAATACCGGGAAAACGACGGTGCTTCAGGCTATCGCTTCATGGTCCCTTGCCTTGCGGCGGTGGCGTGAGCTCAACGACTTCAATCCTCGACAGGGTTATACGCGTGCGCCTATCGCGAGGCAGGCGTTTGCGGCGGTTCCTCTTCGGAGTTTCGATCTGATGTGGAAAGACCGCGAATATTGGGATCAGATCGAGATCGAGATCCGGCATGACGCCGGCTGGTCCGTGACGATGGAGCTTATCGCGGACAGCACTGAGCAGATCTATGTCCGCCCCAAGGTGGATGTGCCGGCTGATACGCTGCGCAAACTGGACCTTGGCGTGGTCTACGTACCTCCGATGACCGGATTGGAGACAAACGAACGGCTATTTCAGCCTGCTGCCATCGAGCAGATCCTCGGCCTCAGCCGTCCCGGCGAAGTGTTGCGCAATCTGCTGGTCGTCGCGAGCCTCGATGATGCCGCTTGGGCTGCAATTCAAGACTCTATAGGGAAGCTCTTCGGCTATGAGCTGCTAGTCCCTGACGCCAGTGGGCCGTATATCCGGGCCGAGTACAGAATGACGAAAGGGGGGCAGCCCCTTGATATCGCCAGCGCGGGTAGCGGGTTTCAACAGGTGCTGATGCTGCTCACGTTTCTCAATACGAGGGAGGGTTCGGTTCTCCTTCTCGACGAGCCCGATGCGCATCTTCACCTGATCCTGCAGGACGCCATCTACTACGAGCTTCGCACCGTTGCCGCCCGTCATAGATCCCAGCTCGTCATTGCGACACACTCCGAGGTGATAATCAATTCGGTCGAGCCTCGCGAGCTATGTGTCACACTCAACGAGCCCCGGATGGTTGCCGACAATGAGGAGCGCAGCCGACTGATTAAATCACTTGGTGTACTCAGTAACGCAGATGTGATGCAGGCGTTTGAGGTCCGCGGTGTGCTGTACGTCGAAGACTACACGGACATCAACATCCTGCGGACCTGGGCCACGAACCTGAAACACAAGGCCGAATCCCTGCTCACTACCGAGTTGATGTGGAAGCCGGTGGTTTTCCAGGCGCAGGAAGGGCGGCCAGGGATCAAGGCGCGAGACCATTTCGACGCGCTACGACTCGTGCGGGACGAATTACCTGGTCTGGAACTGCTCGACGGTGACGCTCACCCCGCGGTACCGGAGACAGAAATCACCCGGACGGGCTTGCAGCGGCTTCGCTGGCGACGTTACGAGATTGAGAGTTATCTTGTTCACCCGCATGCGCTGGCCCGCTTCGTCGAGGCAGAAGTCGGAGTCGGCTCCGCTGAGCTGCATGTCCAGGACATGCTCACCTACTGGCGCAACGAATTTCCTCCGGCGGTAATGGATGACCCGCTGGGAGAGCACGAGTTCCTGAACGCAACGAAAGCGCGCTTGCGACTGCTTCCCCCTTTGCTGGACGCCGCGGGACTCCACGGGCTACCACACACTCGCTATCATGAGATCGCGGCGCTGATGCTCCCGGAGGAGATTCATCCAGAAGTGGTCGAGAAACTCGACGCCATTTGCCGTGCTTTCGGGGTCGAGCCATGA